GCAGTAGCTGCTACATCCCATGAAAGAAGGATTGGTGTATGAAGGACCCTATTTAAGGTGAATGCGCGTTCTAAAGCCCAATTGCCTGAGCTCTATCATGCTAGAGCATACAAGGGGAATAATGTTCAGAGCAGGTAGGGTAGGAAGTTGACAACCTCATCTGAAAGGGGAATTAGGGGACTGAATCCCTAAATGAGTATGCTTCACAACAGATAAATTATTGAAATATTTACCTCTATTTTCCACCTCGCAATTTGCCGGGCACTAACTTTACATTCCCCAGATGATTGGTTGTTGATTTAGTACATTTCTGTTCCAGAGAAAGATAGTAAATCATGCTTTATATTCATAGGTATTTTgatgctcaccaccgagactggctgaattctgtccccaactgaccgacatagcatttctgccttagatttcagatgtagttgggtgtgagcagttagtccgtggtgcaactcacaggagtggtaaTCTTTTGGACCTTTTactaactgatgtgagaggggttGATGTAAACCATCACGCCAATAGGTTCTTCCaaccactgtagtctagcatataagatccagctggactttctTATATCAGATTTTACTctaactagacaagtcttcttaaagtctagaattaactggaatgggGTCTATCATGCATTTAGTGCCActgtttggcgaaatgtttataatgctcCTTGTCATATTTAAGCTTTGAAcctgttattgttggacatcataatgaggtttgtacccagcaaaactgaAATTTCATTCATAAATCATGGGTTAATGAAcagtgtcaccaggcttatagggacaaacacgctgactacaatctctggtctgatAACCTTACtagtctttgttgggagaattatgttgccacgcgaaatacagcaactaatgtttataaggctAAATCTGAAAACACTGCTCATTTGAAAGAAATTCTCTCAGAAgcctcacagcctcataaatggtggtcaacacttaaAGCATCTCTGTTTTGTCTGaagtcctccattcctctcttaatCAAACCTGATGGTAGTATTACATACAatccgtttgagaaagctaccttgtttgCAGATTAATTTATATCAAAAcaaagatattgaacttcctccatCATGTCACCCTTTGCCATGCTTTAAtttatttgctttcaggtcctctgaaatcaattatctgttatcagaattagatgaatatggttgagtagaccctaatggcttgattcctttgattttaaaaagactaaatggtcAATTAGCTCCCAAATTAGCCGTAATCCTATGCCTTTTAGTTCATAAAGGGTCATTTGGTAATATTAACCCTATttccaagggcccactacagtcttcacctactgaatatggTCCCATTTCAATTActccaattttatccaaggtatttgaacgtttgctggtcaaacccCTCTGTACATATGGGCCTGTTTCTTCCAgattttagaaagggactcggctgcaatgatgcaatgcttatgttggtgcatgataTGCAGTCTGCTTTAGCTAAGGGACATGTGTCTAGACTTGTCttgctggattttagtgcagcttttgacactgttaatcacaaggatttaatttttaagttacagatCTTTGGTGCTAGATACTTAATTTCAGAGGACCCGAAAGCAATTATTTTAACCGAATTTTTCCGTGTGTGTTCTGGGATTCCTCAGGGTAGTATTCTTGGCTTTTTgctctttattatatatacaagcgatatgtggtctggtattactaataaaatgttggcatatgcttaTGATACTTccctctatgctgatattccttctccggtaattaggcaaatagtagctgtcTCACTGGTGATGATTCAGTCGTGGCGCTCTCGGTGGGGCataaaattaaatcctactaagtgtaaagaaatgattgtgagggtctcgaacgcagttgcttCAGTATCCAAGTCTACTGATTAATGGAGTCtgaatcacttcagtggataacctgaacctcttaggtgtaacctttaaggggaccgtcgaaaaaaaaagcagacggtccccttaattcAAACTTTActtttgaattgcatattaggaatatggctcgggtaatttcatcaaagttaggcatcattcgcaagggCAAGAAAATCtgtgaagatgacaacattacacgtaggtgcttctattcttttattctgcctcattttgagtattgttctcttgtatggttgtctgctgcagactcacacttaacaGTGCTTAATCGTTTTTTTCAATTCCATTAAacttctcctgtctgacttaaatttggacattggacatcgtagataTATTGGGGCTCTTTTAGTCTtataagattgtaaccgataattcacatctctataagtttttacctgatttttatcaacctgcaagaagtACCAGTAgctctatgaccctcaattcaatgacatttgatgtaagtcgatctgTAGTGAGTGAAATGCTGGAGTTTCCCCTCGTATCCCCTCAGCGTACACGATGAGGGTCTCCTCTACGCGGCTGCCAGCCCCAAACACCCGTGGCTTCAGACGGATTCACTGAACTCTCCTCTTTGGACATGCTTTTCGCTGACAATCTATCTTCATCTACTCTCCCCTCTGACGCGACCCGGTTATTGTGTTAGCCCTTGATACCCTTGCAGTTTGCGGACAGTGGCCTCGCCATTATGGGTCTTCGGTCAAGGGCCGGTCACACAAGCGGTTTTACACCGATAAATCAACAGAAACTAGAACTTTTCCACTAACCCTAACTTCCAAGTCGACAATACCTCTGATGTAGAAGCGAACTATATGCATCGTTCACAAATCGAGGAAGTGGCTTGTCAAGAAAGAGTCTATGGTCTGCTTAGGAAAAAATACTCAACTGCGTTCCTAAAAACAATTATTTATATtaaaatcaatataattttatcaacatatattttaatttgtatatttatattttcaaagtGTGCTTATTAATTATCCACGGAAATTCATTTGAGCTaccgtgacgtcatcattgtttACAAGCGCGCATCTTCCAAGTTCCTCAAAGAagcgtctgtatttttttttgccaaaatCACCTCAACATTAATATAGACGGCACTGTAGCATTGACGAAAAGAAGCATTATAGCACTCATCGAGAAGGTGAGGAAATTCCCGTGCATCTGGGACTTTTAATGCACAGATTTTAAGAAAAAGCTGAAGAGGGATTGCTATCATCGCATATGTGATTCCTTGAAGGCGGAAATTGTTGAGATGAAGGACCTCACTCCAGCAGGTTCACTGCCCtgatgtgtgcacacatatatgatacTTATTAGCATACCTAGACTAAAAGACCTAATATATTCCAGATCTTGCAAAGACTAAGTTCAATCACTTGAGGACCTGCCACCAAAGAGAACTTACAAAGATTGAAAATACACCTAGTGGATCAGGGGGCCAGCCAAACTCCAGATGGGAGCATTTTCAGTACTGCTCCTACATGCAGTCAACAGGGAATTTGTACCGAGGGAAAAGTAACTTGAAACTCCCTCCAAAAATAAGCAAGGTAAGACTTTTTTCTCTCACATTTATTTCAGAATTATAAGAAGTAATATTGTTTTAGTATATCAGTCTGAGAAGCTGAAGTAAAGGTTTTGTACTTCTGAAATCAGATTTTGTAATAATTTTATTTGTTAATAAGGaactgtatatttgtgtatacttctatctttaatataattttaatatgtTGATTAATAGATTATTATGTGGGTTCTGATAGCAGGCTTTGATTaatttcacatatatgtatacatgtatacatacatatataaaaaaatatgcatgtattcacacacacacacacacacacacacacacacacacacaaatatatatatatatatatatatatatatatatgtatgtatgtatgtatgtatgtatgtatgtatgtatgtatgtatgtatgtatgtatgtatgtattatatatatatatatatatatatatatatatatatatatatatatgtatatatatgtatatatatatatatatatatatatgtatgtatgtatatgtatatgtatatatatatgtatatatatatacatatatacatatgtgtacgttatatatatgtatacatatatatatatatatatatatatatatatatatatatatatatatatatatatatatatatatatatgtatacgtatatatatgtatatgtatatacatatgtgtacatatatatacatgtatatatatatatatatatatatatatatatatatatatatatatatatatatatatatatatccctatgctGCCGGGTATGAAATTACTTGCTACCCGTCTTTCCGGGGAAAGAATTCAGCGCGCGTGCCCTGAAATTTTCAGGCCGCTCTGCCGGTGGTTTTACCGGGCATTGCTACTTTTATGTTTCTTCACTTCGGAGACACTTGTTTGTTCACTGGCTTGTTGTAGCCATATATGTCCTATGAAGGATATTATTGCCATATATTGTAGTACATACTCTATTCTACGAGTGTTTGTACCATATCAGTGCGAAAAGTCAGTAGTGTTTCTTcatggaaaaggagaaactgtGACAAAaatcgtatttcttttttttctctgaaagtgaaagaaaacctCAATATTTACAAATCATGCATGCTACTTCTGTCCTTTCACCCATGGAAGTCCTTGAAGCTCACTGTGGTGGCTGGTTTTTATCGAGAATTACTATTTCAGTGTTTTTGCACTTAGTATGAATGTTTGTCGTATTGTATGATATTATTGTCTTGTATTGTAGTATTTGCTCCATTTTAGGAGTGTTTGCATCATATTCAGTGTGTGTCTTCAAGGGGAAACGGaaacattataaaaaatatatacatttattatttggAATGAAACTATTTACAATATTTACAAGCCCTTGCCTTCAAGTGTGGAACTCCTTGAAGCAAGGAGAAGCACACAGGGAGATCTTGCAGCTTGCACACATTACCCtggtctccttccttcttcgatGTACATTCCAGCAGTACGAACACCTCCAACACCTAAAAGGTGTGTCTGCTGGCATGTGTGTCTGCTGGTCGTCCTGCTTCTCTTGCTGCCACGGTGGAACTCTTCTGAACGTTCCCGGGCGTCCTCCCCACTGCAGAAGTCCGTGAACCAACTCCAGCCTGAAGTCCACCTGAGTGAGCTTCCCGCCGAGGACCCGGTGGACAGCCAGCGCATTGACGACTGTCATATCCAGTAGATTGAAGATCTTGTGCCACTTGATGGTTTTCCTTGCTGATGGATATGACCGCGCCAGCTGATCCGAGAGATCGACGCCCTTAATCCCGTTGTTGTAACTCACAACGACTTCGGGCTTCGACCTCTGTTCCCCTCGGCGGTTTGGAGGCAGGGTCACGATCCTGCTGGTGTGGGCGGTGGAGAGCATCGTGACAGCACGCTTGTCCACCCACTGAAGGCACATCATTCCAGTCGGTGTACTCTGGAAGTCGATTTGTCCCCGACTCGCCCGCAGGTCCGCTGGCATGCCCCTCCTGTTGTTATGGACTGTACCAACAGCGCTGGTCTTCCGGGCCTGCAGGTGGTTGAAGAGAGTCGGGGAGGAATACCACCTGTCAGTGTGCATCTCGTATCCCTTGTCGAAGAGATGTGCCTTCTCCAGCAGGTCTATGACGGCCTTCATACTCGCGGGACACTCCCCACGATCCTGTCCCGTGTAAATCTTGAAGGCCGACGTATACCCCGCCTCAGGACCGTCGAACGAGCAGAGCTTGTAGACCTTCATCCCTCTTCTTGCCCGCTTGCTTGGGTTGTACTGGACGGCATGATGGCGCCTCTTGAAAGCCCACAATCTCTCGTCGACGGTTATGGTCTTGTTAGGGATGAAGACCGTCCGGAAAGTCTCGTCCAAGACATCAAGGACGGGACGCACCTTCCAAAGACGGTcgtccccctgtctctcctcttcgttctcaACGAAGTGGATGGCCGACGTCAGAGAATCAAATCTGTCTCGTGTCATCGTCTTCGGGAATATGGATGAAGCAAAATGGATGGACCAAAAGCCCCTCACTTGGCAATGGGACCGTAGCCCCATGAGAAACCTCAGTCCCAGGTAGGACCTGATCTCCTTTACGGTCGTGTCTTCCCACTCTTTCATGTGGGATGACGGCGTCACAAGATTCTAATGCGCATATCTGTGATTACAAGAAAAGACATTGTAAAAAATGTGTTCAAAATGGACAAATAGAATCCAAATAACCACACTTTCAAATCAGAACACAAGAAACAATGCCAGATGCTTACCGATTCGTTTCTTCGACGACCTCATCGTCGTTGGGAAGAAACAATTGAAGATCTCGAGCGGGCTTGACGACAGATCAAGACCCAGACCCTCCTGAACTCCTGGGTTCCCATGAAACTCAAAAGTCTTGGGCCGGTTCTCCTACTTCTGCCACAAGAAGGAATGCGACCCTGGGCCTGCGGCAGCAGCCTCAGCATGACGTCGAACGTACTCCGCGAGAGGCTCGTCGGAGTCCAACGACGTGTCCGCTGGGGCGATGTAATCGTCGTCCAAATCATCGACCAAATCGTCGTCTTCATCCTGGTCCTCGGGCTCAGACTCGGATTCCTCCCAATCCGAGTCGTTGCCGTCGAAACGGCCGGAGACTTCGACATCtgtaaacacaaaagaaaaacatgagtTCTCTGTAAAATAGTGATACCATGCTGAAATATAAAGTAATATCAAAAGAGCCGGGTATTTTCCCAATCAAAGAAAGCTAGAAAACTTACTAGAGCGATCACTATTCCTTGACAGTTTCAATGGGGGCGTGTAGTCGTCCTCTGAATCATCATCGACTCCCTCGTCGGCGGATGATTGAAAAAGATACAAACACGGATCAGGAGCATTCGAGGAAGGCTCCTCGAGGTCGAAGGCTGAGGATCATCAACCATCTCCTCCTCGTCAAAAGACAATGATCGGACGGCTGGTGAGTTCCTCAGCCTTCGAGAGCGCACACAAGAAAGCTGGCGAGACATGGCTGGCAAGTGATTTTCCTTGCCCTCTGCTTAACCTTTTATACAATTTTTTTCAGGTTTCCAGCCAATCAGTACTCGCCAAAGCATTCCACGTCAGGTCACGTGATTCACGTGACAGGTAACGTGGCGGGAATGTTTGAAAAACGCAGGAAtcattcttctttgctttctcccatttttattctctctctctctgtctctttctatctctctctgtctctttctctctctctctgtctctttctctttctttctctcactcgctgtttctttctttctctcgctctctgtttctttcgttctctcgctctctgtctctctctctctctctctctctctctctctctctctctctctatatatatatatatatatatatatatatatatatatatatatacctcctctccctccatcttccaatcccccatttcttcccttcaatatttttttctgtcaggtCACGTGACTATTCACGTGGCAAGAGCGCGGGAATGCTTGAAAAACGTGGgaatcattcttcttttctttctgccatttttattctctctgtgtctctctttcttgctctctctctctctttgtatgtctctctctctctctttgtacagtCGACAGGAAAGGCCGCTCTGTCACAGCCCACCAAGCGGGAAGGCCGGTTCCTTCAGCTCCTCGCGTAGGCCCGCCATGCAGCACATCCATGAAGCGGACCTCACAAACTTCCTCTTCGACGGGTGTCCCTGGCCAGGATGGGGGGTCGCGGCCGCAGCGATTCCGCCAGCCAAGCAACTCCACTAGCCGCTCGGCCAAGCCCGCCTCCGCCAGCCGCTCGGGCAGGCCCGCTAGGCAGCCCGCTAGGCAGCCGGAAGCTTACACTCTCAAATAAACGAAAACGCACACAgacctacacgcacatacatgaaaacgcacacagacttacaaacacacacacacacgcatacacacacacacacacacacacacacacatacacacacatatatatataatatatatatatatatatatatatatatatatatatatgtatatgtatatgtatatatacatgtatatgtatatatatatgtatatatacatacatataagagatGCCATTGAAGGTGTTACTCTTGATCAAGTAAAGGTGTTCCTGGACTCCTCTAGAGGTTTGAATACttcttcctcaccatcaccactgccaGTGATATCACTATTGCCGCCCCCACCACTACCAGTGATTCTATCTGGTTCTCAGCGACTGTCATCACCACCAATGCTTTCTTCCACACCATGTAGAAGAAAAGTAGGTGGCgagcacaataaaaaaaaagcaacaagtgTGTTGGATAATGTTACAAGAATTCAAGAACTTGtagaaaaagaacatgaaatgCAGAGAGCAAAACAAGCGGTTATCTTAAggattttgtattttattgttttttgcatTTATAGTTTGTAAgatgtgattttatttttcttagattTATAATTGTAGTCTAAGAACTCTTTATGCTCATTCCTGTGATAAatagtacatatatttatctctatatatatatatacatacatactcaaatTTACATATACCAGCAATTACTTTTCAGTGCATTAGctcatattttccattttttaatgTGCTTTTGTATTACGTCAGCATGTATTGTTGCAATAAATTGTGTTTTTATATCAAGTTTTAATACCCACGTCAGTTTTATATGTCATATTTATGAATAACAGTCACTCTGAATCTTGGTTTTCATATGGACTTTACTGAATTTTTTAGACTGAGAAGATACAAAATATTTCCTCATGCAATTTATTCTTCAAATTCTTTAAAAATCTTGGCTTAAGAAATGCTCTTGATAAAAATATTTAGACATATTTTGCAAACTACAATTGTATCTTACTAGTATGAGAAGATACATAATCCCAATATAATATTTCCTCGTGCAATTTATTGTGTAAATTTCTTAAAATTTGCTCATCATGAAATGCTTGTGATAAGaggaatatatatctatttcacaaACCATTATTTGTAGaggaataaacatacaaatattttacaaaccattatttgtgtttttctagAATACATTGATTAAaggaaaatattcacacacacacacacacacaaactatttaGAATTATGAAACAAAATGTATAAAATTCATTTGATAAAAGTAATTCCttacatataaaacataatcCTATAAAATGTGtagatataagatatgtatatacaaaatgtacACACTAGTGCATTAAAGACATATCTCTCACAGACTCGTGCATTAAAGACATATCTCACACACACTAGTGCATTTGAGACATATCTAACTGCCATGAGACCTTCCCTTCATTATTGAAATATCTCTAATTTTTCTCTCACAGCCTTGGCTTCACTAGAATGTCCTCTC
This genomic stretch from Penaeus vannamei isolate JL-2024 chromosome 28, ASM4276789v1, whole genome shotgun sequence harbors:
- the LOC113805564 gene encoding piggyBac transposable element-derived protein 4; the protein is MTRDRFDSLTSAIHFVENEEERQGDDRLWKVRPVLDVLDETFRTVFIPNKTITVDERLWAFKRRHHAVQYNPSKRARRGMKVYKLCSFDGPEAGYTSAFKIYTGQDRGECPASMKAVIDLLEKAHLFDKGYEMHTDRWYSSPTLFNHLQARKTSAVGTVHNNRRGMPADLRASRGQIDFQSTPTGMMCLQWVDKRAVTMLSTAHTSRIVTLPPNRRGEQRSKPEVVVSYNNGIKGVDLSDQLARSYPSARKTIKWHKIFNLLDMTVVNALAVHRVLGGKLTQVDFRLELVHGLLQWGGRPGTFRRVPPWQQEKQDDQQTHMPADTPFRCWRCSYCWNVHRRRKETRVMCASCKISLCASPCFKEFHT